From Bradysia coprophila strain Holo2 unplaced genomic scaffold, BU_Bcop_v1 contig_145, whole genome shotgun sequence:
AGTGAAGCTCGTGTTCAGGTACGTGACAAAAATTTCCTGTAAGGAGTTTGTGCATTTCATCAGTCAAATGAGTCAAACTCCTTAAAGGAACTTTTTTCATAACACTAACATCTCACATTGACCGATAGGTTTGGTTTTCAAACAGAAGGGCAAAATGGAGACGACACCAACGGATGAATTTGCTGAAACAGCGTTCGTCGCCAACCACCCGAAACACGTCAGGCAATTTCACCCCTACATCACCGGACCACCATCGACAATCTCACCAAAGCACAACGCCAGCCACACCAACAGTGTCGGTAACAAGTCCAACCCAGCAAGCAACGTCATTAGCCACAGCATCAGCTCCATTATTAATGGGCGGCGAAAATAGTGCATTTCGATCGTTGGTACCGTCATTCTTAGCCGCTTCAGCATCGTTGGGCTTGTCGCGACCGTATCCCAATTCTCCGTCACCGCATCCAAGCGACGAATCGGACGAGGAAATCAATGTGCATGACGACGAATCCGATTCGGAAATAATGACAACACCGAAACGATCGGTACCATTGCAATTAACCACTCATGATCGGTAAGTGGTAATTAGTGTAGTGTATAGTTGTGACATGAGACatggtgttttttttaaatataaatataaaattgtgatGTTCAAACCTTGTTCTTGTTTCGCATAAACtattaattataaaatgaattttaaatcgttttttaaagaaatatacCGCGAAAAAATCTTGGAATTGTAGCAAAATTGTCGTGTTACTAATTACGATATTGAGCATGTCACTTCTTACGTAAAATGAAGAATGATAAACTGCTGTAGTGTTACATTTTAAAAAGCAAACAAGAATTGACTTACAGATTACATGAGAAATGACTGTTATtattacacacacacataatataatattaaaaaaaacatttttccttaCATTTCAGTATGTAGAAAAGcaaggaaattaaaaaaaaagttaaagttAGACGAAAAGCAGaacatgaaaaatgaaaaatccaaACCAAAGCTTAATTGATgctattaaaaatgtttctgttGGATTTGCAATGTAAAATACTTACACACCATTACTATTACACACATCTGAAAATGCGATTtccatgaaaatgaaatattgaagTGATAAACTAATATCACATAGTCATCACATCCAACtatattcaatattcaataAGTTATCTAATCGGTGTAATGCAACAACATACCGTGGTGTAaattaattcgagaaaaaaaaatgtctatgGCAAGTCTTAATATGTTAATATGTCTTAATCAATGCGAAGCGATCGAGGTGACAGATACATTCAATCTAAAGGTACTATAACATATAATTGTAgttataattataattaaaaccttaaaaaaaacatttttcataatacTCCCAgtgataatttattaaaattattttttttctccttttaaGTGTAATTTGCAAtatgtaaataattaattttagacATTAGACTGTTggaaatttatataaatatcgAATAGCACTGCAActatacagtgaacgacatctcaaatgtctcactgacatttttttcagagaatgtcattgtgaatttgcaatgacacaataaaattctcagaaaaatttggcagtgagacatttgagatgtcgttcactgtatttaatgaaaataaaagtttaaaattaaaaaacaattaaaaagaaTTCAAAACAACGATCACTGTTGTTGTAAGTTTGGGTAAGTAGTTCCAGAgcttttcaaaaagaaaaatcattttacgtATAACTAAGatttctgtttaaaaaaaataattttctttttaataagatcttttcaaaaaaaattatgttcgaaaattgaatctaaagcgaaaagtggaaaaataaatttatttgaaaaatgagcTTGTGTTTATTCATTTGAGTTCTAGGGAGAACAGCAGCATACTTCCCATGCGATATCAATAAAGAGAACAACATATTATATGTAAGTTGCACcacaatttcttttcaaatagAAGACGAACTTTGTGAGTGACGAAAGTTTCGTTTTCGTCGCCATGATAAAATTACGTATATCTgaggcagggcctattttaaggaaattaaattctcaaatttttccatcacttttcgtcatttcatctaaaagCACAACATattgcatcgtaaatgttgtttttactgcctttttagttctttttcatgtctttgagcttaactgattacttcggaatgagatctaacagaaaacaaaatttggaatttttaagaatttttgtgaaattttggaaatttttggaaattaaattccataaaataggccctgactcAGGGCCCCTGAGTGAGGCAAATCACTTATATAACGTGATTGTTTGTCAATTCGACAGGCAACACTACCGGTGTCCTCGGAACACATCCTTATCCGATGTAAAAGCTCGTGGAAAGCAATTTgtaataattgtaaatttcatcacatttaaaatgatttgttAAAATGATCTTTGCCATaaatcatcttcaagatacggtactttcagacgtaacctcactaaggttcgttaaatgtttcatttgtatgagatttttttaaaacgtggatggcatttcttgACTTGGATGGTATTTCAAACCTggtcttgaagatgatctatagcaCTGTCTTgagtagaggtgtgcgccgatcttaaaatagctggcggcggtgcgccgactggtaagggatcggcggcggcgcgccgtaAGAAATTtgtagtcggcggcggtgcgccgatcggcgcgccgataaatttacaaaaaatctaaactttcgaaaataatgcaaaaacatttgaaaaagcgtgcgcaatcctttttccgaacactgaattcttactatcttgcgatctgaagtatcaaccacttatacaaggggagacatatctcaccttttatattttgaatgtacaatcactgacctattattttaaaaacatctaatttaatgaatccaagaatgattagtgagtttgcgtaaatgacatataagctataagtcaacttataggtttgttccaaataactgtaaacccaaactttgacaacacgaacgccgacgatttcatccacagagatgaacataacctaaacgtcaacaaatttctttgtaaatttttcgttaacattttcgtcaacctgaaagttgaggttaagttgccttctgtggatgtaatttgacatttcgaaatgaccttggaacaaacctataagttggaaattttaagtcacatcttcatactagatgttctgcaggtttcttatttccaacttataatttatgtcatttacgcaaactcgcTACttttatctttcgatttatgcaataatcgttcccgttgcctttagtccatcttcgatgtaggagtgagatcgtagtagaaggttttcgcaaataagagatttagataaacttaaatttataggTTATAAGCGTAATAAGTGtatagactacgccaaaatgatttttttcccaaattttttacataaattagctagaaattgaaaataaagatacccgtgtctcgtcttttgacgaaaaaacttgaaaccggaaagattttccattttataaattcttgaaacatgtgatttgcgccattttccacccaaattccacataagttcttaagtttgccactttaaAATTACTGTAGTATTCacccagttttgactgattcactgaattttgttctctttcttATTCCTCTTATCTGCATCAACAGACAATAAGAGAAACGTCGTCTGCCATCTGCCGCGCTCCATTCCattgcacagaaaatagagtaacgtacccaacggttcacgttaagtgaggatacagaaaagacaaatgctgtttcgatCTCGGGTATCGATTACGGTCCCAGGGCAGCGTGATCTGACCATCCTCAGTTGTATCCATCGATACCCTTtccaagacagcagcaaactttttctttggactagtatttaaaatttgcataaaacacttgccatctactgatggaaataggaaacgttatagaaagctacttcgaagaTAACCCTATCGTAGCATCAGAGAGAAAATCACCGAACTTCTACAAAAAACAACTTCTACAAAAAACTTctttctacgcatatagaaacatagcagcatatagaaacctgacttataaattaagagagataaacatttgctaaaaccttgtactcaggcacacacttttgtatagatttttcaatttaagtttatagttttgcccattaaaatggctgaaaACGTATAtaatttcggcgcgacgaaaatacaatcggcggcggcggcggcgtgagctattatttttcggcggcggtgcgccgaaaatttagcaaaaaatcgacggcgcgccggcgtaaaatcggcggtgcacacctctagtcTTGAGAGTAATTTGTCTTTGCTAATGAACTTCTTTTAGCCTCTACTTTGTGTAAATATTCCTTTCGCATATGTGCTAATGGCCCAAATATCTTAGTTCATCTTGAATGTAAAAAACTAACTGGATAGATGAACAAACACTATTTTAattaggttctgaaagaaccggTTATGACATCTGTAAGCAGATCACGAAGGCAGTAGCAGAAACATTTTCTAGTCGCTCCTCTAACGACTCGAAAGTAGATGTTTTGTgtagtcaaaatttttaagttttgttgtcagctgattttgtaaaaagaaaattatttttttaatttatggaACAGtccttttccatttaaaaaatgtaacgaAGAAGCTACGACGTACGAGGAAAAAATCGAATGTTAAAAACTCGCCGGTTTTTTTCACATGATTGTCTGACCCCATTTTTCAAAACCTAGAAGTTACAACGGTTTAAGTAAAGCATTGGCGTAAGCCAATACGAACAATTTAATCGGATGATCTGACATCGTTTGTAATATAAGATTTGCATCTGCAGAAGGAATGCGAGTTGATTTAAGAATTTCGGGGTTTAAGAGTTTTGATcctaaatacaatttttattaaaatttatccAGCCAGCGCAGCAGCCAAGTattttcaataacattttttaacaAGCCCGAGTCCACTTTCCTTCCCTAGTAAAGGAAAATAACTAAGAAGTGAGttaatttataattcattCGATAGTTTCAATCGTTGACATTTTATGCGGCACAGTAAATAGGCAACCAGAATAAGGTCTTACAGCTGTAGGATGATCACAGAAGAAGATCATTCGGTGTAGCCATGTCGGTTCAATCGAGACTTCGTCTGTTACAATGGCACGGTTCGTAATTTCACCGTAAGTAATCATTTTTGAGACCTATTTTTACTCTCTGTCCCAATAGTCTCTagagatttttaaaattcgcTCAAGgaattgttttttgaaaaacatcaATATGAGTCTGGTCGGTTTTCGATCAATGTGGATAATCCACTCTACACTTCTTTTCCGAGTGACAAAgaactcaaaatatttatttgaaaattatatggCAATAAAAAGGAGAGTGAACAATAATCGTTATTGGTTTTCGGCTGTACCATCCCGCATAGTGACATTATTTGTTTCTACAGGAGCATCGTCATTGGTTGCCGATTCatcattttcggtttttatggTCGTTATTCCATTGATTGAAGCGGTGTTATTAATTGTTATAGTTGTGACGATCTCTTCTTTAATTTCAGTAACACGTGAATTTTCGACATTGGTTGATTCATGAGCGTCTTCCACCGTCTCAACCGTTCTTTCGATTTCGACCGTCACTTCGGGCGATGTAACGATTTCATCTTTAATTTGAATTACAGCTGATGGACGTTCGACTTTATCTGTTTCATGATCACATTCCAACGTCTCGACCGTTCTTTCGACTTTAACTGCTACTTCAGGCGTTGTCTCGACATCTTCCGATTTGAgtttcaactctttttcttGTCGGTCCTCACCAGGTGTAATTTCAGCAATGGACCCCTTGTGGTAAGTCTTTTCGTAGTTGCTATTTACTACATCTCCAATCGCAACGTCCTTATCGAGTTTCGATTCGGAATTCATTCGATTTGTgagcgaaatatttttcatgttatttGTTGACACGGTACAACATTTACCTCGTTTCGACATTGCCTCCGTACAATCACAACCAACATTACCTTTATACATGCAACCATTTCTGCCTTTAACGTAGGTGGATTTTTGATAGTCCACATTCGTATGGAATCGTGAAGCTTTGGAAGCTCTTGCGTAGTCTTTTGTCTGCAAAAGGTGTTTTTGCCATTCGGGAGCGTTCTTATCAATCAGATACTTTGAACCGACAACAGGTTCCAGTGGCGGTATAGACGCTTTCAAAGGTCTAAACTTGGGAATTATTTCCTGTTCTAATAACATGACCACATCGTTGTCGCACAcgaaacaattcaaatttctcattttcgCACCAGCTGCCACATGTTCATTTTGTTGTGCGAGGATGAGAGCATTTTGCTCGGTTAGTTTTATAAGTTCTTTGTAGATTTTCGTTTTGGCTTCATCGAATTCTTCCGCGAGTAGTTTGGTAAGCAATTCTTGCTTTATTTCTTCAAGAGAAGTATTCGTTTCTAGCCGGACCGAGTCAACCTGTATTGTACTTTCCTCAATGACATCTTTGAGCTCTTGAATTTTGTCTTCGAAGTGGCTCGTCGAAACCTTTTCGTCGACAAAAGAGTAATCAGCTTTACCGCTCAATAAGTCAATCAGTTCTTCATTCTCCACTTTTCGCAGTTGAATGTCGTTGATTGTAGTCAAAATGTCTTGAATTTGTGAGGATTGGTCGTTTATGCTATTTGCTGTTTCATAGCATTGATCACTCGTAATTTCTGTGcttttcttcaatttgtcGATTTCGTTATTTATTTCTGCTAGATGTTCTGCGTTTAAGTGCGTTCCAATGGTTTCTGTTATATTTTCTATACGGTCGGACAGTTGCGATATGCGATTTTCCAGCTCGTTGGTTCGATTTTCTAGTTTACTAAAATCTTCTCGACCTTCTTTCCTCTTTTTAGAATCCTTCTCTCTGACATCATCGGAGGACTTCTTTCTGTGCTTCCCTGTTGTATTTCGCTTTGATTCTTCATCCTTTTTTCTATGACTATCGGTCTCCTTCTTgtgtttcttttctttcttctcttTCACCTTTCCATCTTTTTCAGAATCTTTCCGATCGCTCGTTTCAGTTTGATTTGGCCTTTCGCTGCCACTTGCCGATCCTTTTCGTATGTCACTGCTACTGTCGTAGATCTTATCTTCGGAAGAATATACTTGACTGCCTTTATCAGCTCTCATTTGGTCATTTTCTTCGTCGTATCCACTTTTAACATCCCTCTCTGATTTAACTTTCGTTTCATCCTTCGCCGAACGTTCATCAATTGAGTCACTTTGCCTAGAGTCACTGCTGTCGGAACTTCCTTGACTAAGGCTAACGGAGGACCGTGATTTCTTTGCTATAATCTTAGCTTCCGCACTCAAATTATCCATGTCAATTTCGAATGTGTAGTCATGTTTACAGCAGTATTGACTGAatagtttcaataatttttttaagacgCAAAAATTAATGGCACAACCAGAACCAATCGCCAAATCGACCATTTCTTCGAATGTTACTACCTTTCCTCCCATGatcaaattttcctttaaatttttatttggatgagaaatttatttgatgtacTGCCGAAAAAGGAAAACGGAATAATGGCAGGACTATGTATAGTGACAAGAAAACTGTTTTTCCGATTGTTACgattgttttacaatttttctattaGGGGTGTTGAAAGATAGATTATGATAGACCAAGAAGTAAGACTAGTCTAACAGGAAGTCATTGTCTAAGAAACTCACTAACATTGAGACGTGAAACCAAACATATACAGATTCTCTTGGACATTTTATAATGAAAACGATTTGTTCCATCattcaaaaacaatgttcataTATTACGACCGACGAAAAGCTACAAAAAACCAACGATCACTCAACGATATCTTTGATTCACGGATATTTACGTGCCACCTTTTTCAAAAGGTATAACacaaaataagtaaaagaacaaaaaagtaATTAAATAATCAACCTAAACTTCCATCTGTagcacgaaaaaaaaactgttgaagttttaaaatattttcaagttcAACCAGCGACATTGAGATCGAGGGATTATATATTTTTGGATTAGATATTTGATACTTTTTAAAAAGGCAGCGAGTCTTTGAGTTTTAGACACGACATTGTCACATTGAATTACATTAATCGCTTATGTTACTATATGGTTTTTcgattatgattttttttcctctatcCGAACGATTCACAGGAtgatttaaaattctttgaacatttgtttttaactTGGATAACATGCGTGCGAGCTGACGACAACGACATATTTTAGGATCTGATTTTCCATGAACGGTTTTCGTCTTttagaataaataattaaactttATATATTTGTGTGGATTTacaagtggttttgggttacaCTCGAATACGGTTTTATTTTGGGTGTTGAAGTAGTCTGTGGTGTCTTGAATGGTTTGTTGGAGTTGGACGATGTTATTACGTTATAGTTTTTCAATGGCTGGAGTTTCATTCACCAGTCATTTGAGTaagataataaaatttgaactgTTACCGCTGGAATAAATACTGGAATTTCGACAAGCGAGTCGCCACCGGTCTCCAGaggatttttttattcttataCCCCCTGGAAACGATCTTAGGCTACTTATACTTTGTCACAgctatcatctgttatggATAACGATTTCAGGAATAAACGACAAACTCTGACCAATGCGGGCTtatataattcaaaaaatgaaggaaaatatttgaaatcagTCTCTttaaaatacttagatcatatgaagtactagatccGATACTCAAATTGCTTGTCAATAGTCAACAATTATCACTTCATGACTTTTATGACTTTGATTAATTTATGTATTCCACCAAGAAAGATATGGCATTTTTCTATTCACGAGACAAGTATGTATTAGGTACCAGGTACCAGTACTACCTATGCTGGAATGTGTTATTGAcggaattgaaataaaaaaaaaatttcactctTCCTTCGCAAGCAAATCCCTTTTTCAAAATCCAAAACAAATAATATCTCTTAGAAGtatcatttaaaaaacgcATTATGTGCAGCCACTCCCATTCCCATTATATGCATACACATTCGTCGTACGTATGTATATGCATTTATACAGCATGAGACTCTGTCAGCATAGTTTGTTAATGAGGTGCGATATAACATTATAAGGTGGGTGTActttacacatttttaaatcaaaccaaTGTTAACATGACCCATATTGCCAATATACTgaaaaagcaaatttttatttaaaaaaaaattaactgaaaaaagaaaaagaattcttttgatcACGACTCATTTATCCGTTCCATTAGGCTAAAACCAATACACAATTTTATTGAgttgttaaaaatattgttcgtttttgtattttgtttttcattgacACCTGAAATACATCCATGCTAGGTAATTTAGTTGAGAACgaggaattaaaaaaaaggaacaacaacaacaacaacctcACTCTTGCTGTTTTGCAGCATAAAACCATCTTATCTCtataaaatttttctaaattagtCTGAAATCAAGACATTATTAAGTAGGTATGGCATATAAAggtagaaaaataaatatctttTACTGCTCAATTAAATTATCGTGTTTGGTCGCCTCTTTGGTCATTTTCATCCGCTCTTTccgtattaaatttatttaagtgTACAAAAGTTACATTTGCGCGTTAAGAATTCCGATATTTTAAGTCAGCTTGTAACACGCAGATtatcttaatttataaatcgatcgaaaataatatttgttaTTATGTTTGTACCTTATATAAATGTACGTATACCACTGAAAAAAACGAGATgctgtaattaattttatgaatttcagGTAATGTGCATCCAAATGAAGAGGAATTGAGtgttgtgaaatttaattgactcAACAGCAATATTGTGCTTTAAGTACATCGAATTTTTATTACAGAGTATGGATCGCAACATTGTGGTCATTGCtaggtctcaaagaattgcaTCCAAAATGTCTTTTAATGAGATTGtttattttcgcaacaagtgacgaaaagtagtttctgttgcctttattgcgaaaaacgatGTATATAAGTCacacacatctagtgcctaaaaaatcatttatcactcggttgtggaaataactatttcacatcACTTGATCACAGGGCTCACAGGGCTCACAGGGAGAATTTTGATACTGAAATTGAAagtttcagaatttttcctaatttttgagaatttttatcCTTATCTGGAGAACCAGCAGAGCATCGTTGAAACTGAGTTGTCGTTTTTCTGTGGGTAGAAATGATTTGAAAGCCCGAGGCAAAGACGAGAttgacaacaaaaatgtaCAATATTCGATATGTATATATTAAATcgaataaagtaaaagatttagtaTTAAACACTATGTTGTTCACCAGCAGCAATGCTTTTTGGTAGTTTTCTTGATCGTGAACGAAATATGTCGAtggttcttttgttctttctGTCTATTTTGTTTCTCGAAAAATTGAGCAAAggaatatcaaaaataaaattaagagGCATTCGCtcactgctcacttttctcagaactGGTCAAACAACTACAagcaaaactaatttttatttaaagctgaCACATTCGTGATCGGAATTGCTGTcgtacattaaaaaaaaaggattctgatgaagagatataatcaaaaaatgaaatacgaggcacacaaatgtagtctacaattttagctaagtaccggtgcctcttaaacaCTGTCACATACATAGAGGACGTCCACGATCTAGTGCAACCACACAGGTTTAAAATCGTTGATAGCTTCATAAGTATGTGAAGGTGTGAAATGTATGACTGATCTTACCAAATCTCCCACTAGGCATAAATttggggtagggtaatctcgcacaccacacaaattcatggtgtgcgagattcacctctaactggtgaatctcgcacagtcatgacttttcgttacatgtcgtaacaCTTCCAGAAGCACATACTTTTTGAGTTACTGCTATGTCTGGCAACACTGAATCGCCGACGTGCTTTATATATCTGTCGTGTGTCTGGAACGTGATTTCGAGGACCCCTCCCTCACATTTACATAGATCCGATACAGATGCTACCGATGATGGAGAAGTATTTTTAGACAGCCCCTTTGAGCGTCAACTTTTTTCAGTACTTACATCAAAGTAAAATGTGAAGTTTTATACTTCCAAGGCAGATACGACTAAAAATGAAGGTACTTATAAATCATAGAGTTTGTATCACTTCGTTTCAAAAGTGAGagttcagtgaaaaaaaatccgaaagaTTTCTTCGTGTTATATTGTTCACATAATTAAGAAAAGATTTGTCGTATTGTTCTTCTTACACATATCTGTCTTAATTAACAAAGGTTAAGGAGGATTAACCTCGTAAATAACAAACCATTTTACCGACATTCTATGCGACTAAAGATTATTTACATAATAATTAGGTATCAACAATAGTTTCTTGCTACTAAAATCACCAATCTTATCGTAtgagtaacaaaaaaaaatgaaagaaaagaataatatcaaaatgaaaGACAAACAGTTTATAATATAAATCCACATTATAAGTTAATTAGTAGAgatcaataaacattttatcttGCCATTCATATTCTCTCCAACCATAATACATCACtacttaaaatgtaaaaaaaataaaattttattccaaaaatagttttcGTCGACATCTCTATCACCTTCTTAGTCCATAAAATATATACCGATTTTCggttaaaaaatatattttttctcgaaaagaggaaaaaatcACAGCACAAAAATGTTACCTCAATTAATCAACGACACCTTTTAACTTAAATAATCAAACACGAAAGCACAAATCCATTATGGATTTTTTGATtcaaaccgatttttttatttatttttcgaatcattaaattaattcaaaataaccCGAAACCAGAGAAGTATACacattttttaggaaaatttatgGTACCAATTACtcatgaagttttttttttataaccaTTTGTTGGACATTTATGTGAGTGAGATTAATGTGATAATGAAATTAGACATTCTTAATGTCGCATCATAGATATATAAAGATGTCATCGCATATACAGACGGAACGAGTGAATAACTTTATTGAAATAATCTTCAGAAGGCAATACAGAAccgaattttgaatttcttttcaaatcgGCCTGTCgaccatttattttttttctggtcggaatattaaatattttgaaaaatgtctaaGCTGAGTCATTGAGAAAAtgcggatttttttaaaatcaaaattgatcaTTTGACTTACTATAGCTGTTCGTGATAACGACAACACtttttgttcgattattcccttgactgaaagtcaagggtcttacgccagaaaataccctaaaatgtttgttaccacacaatgtatgaaatgttatcaaaaacgtaattgtttgtaacctatttttctttgtcatcacgataacttgagtaattcataaccgattttgatgattttttttttaatcgacgaggaatgaactttctgaggttaagttcgaagatgagccatgACGGGATAAAGCCCTGGaaattattccagaaaaacaggattttactctgttgataattgataatacaccactgataattgatataattgataattcccttcactgttgataattgataatctaatgtgttattcccttgactggcagAAAATAGTGAACAATTTAGGTTCTTAAAATTATACATTTGACATttgtaaggtcaagttcgacgATGAGCTATATGGGATCACCGCTTCGGAAGTTATCCcagaaaatagaaatgcaaTGTATTAAATGAACATTATAAATGATATTCGATAATTGgtatttgataattgataattgaaattttatatttgataattaacaaGCGGCACCCAAAATTACATATAATGAAAAAAGTCAAGCAAATctaacattagacaactcCGACGAGTGTGATGTTTGCGGCCCGATCGAAGctagggtcgtaattcacacgagtcgcggTATCTTATTGTCacattagacagctcggacgagcaAGTTTGCGATCAGAGCAAATATAATATTAGACAACTCTGACGAGTGTGATGTtagcggcc
This genomic window contains:
- the LOC119074219 gene encoding uncharacterized protein LOC119074219 → MGGKVVTFEEMVDLAIGSGCAINFCVLKKLLKLFSQYCCKHDYTFEIDMDNLSAEAKIIAKKSRSSVSLSQGSSDSSDSRQSDSIDERSAKDETKVKSERDVKSGYDEENDQMRADKGSQVYSSEDKIYDSSSDIRKGSASGSERPNQTETSDRKDSEKDGKVKEKKEKKHKKETDSHRKKDEESKRNTTGKHRKKSSDDVREKDSKKRKEGREDFSKLENRTNELENRISQLSDRIENITETIGTHLNAEHLAEINNEIDKLKKSTEITSDQCYETANSINDQSSQIQDILTTINDIQLRKVENEELIDLLSGKADYSFVDEKVSTSHFEDKIQELKDVIEESTIQVDSVRLETNTSLEEIKQELLTKLLAEEFDEAKTKIYKELIKLTEQNALILAQQNEHVAAGAKMRNLNCFVCDNDVVMLLEQEIIPKFRPLKASIPPLEPVVGSKYLIDKNAPEWQKHLLQTKDYARASKASRFHTNVDYQKSTYVKGRNGCMYKGNVGCDCTEAMSKRGKCCTVSTNNMKNISLTNRMNSESKLDKDVAIGDVVNSNYEKTYHKGSIAEITPGEDRQEKELKLKSEDVETTPEVAVKVERTVETLECDHETDKVERPSAVIQIKDEIVTSPEVTVEIERTVETVEDAHESTNVENSRVTEIKEEIVTTITINNTASINGITTIKTENDESATNDDAPVETNNVTMRDGTAENQ